Genomic DNA from Thermosipho ferrireducens:
TTATCGAAGAAAGAAATATAACCAATTCTGTGGGAGCAGGTGGCGGCGTTATTGTCAGCGGAAATTTTTCTAAAAGCACAACTCGTATAAAAAAGTTTAATATCTATCAAGCTTACGATTTGTTAGACAGCATCCTTAATCTATTACTTAAAAAGTATAAAAGAATAGTACTGATTATAGACGAACTTGACAAAGAAAAAAAAGAAGAAGTACTAATGATTCTGGATTCACTCAAAAGTATATTCGACAAAAACAACCTGGTAGTAATATTATCTCTTCCATTTGCAATATACCGGGAATATACAAAAGATAGACTAAGATGGAACGAATCTGGAAATTTAGAAAACATTTTAAAAGACGTTCTCTTTTTAGAACCTTTGAGCGACAGGCAAATTCAAGAAATGATTATGAAAAGATTAGAAAAATACCCCGATTTTTTCGACAGCGATACGTTATATGAAATAGCAAAATACAGCGATGGTAATCCAAGAGACGCTCTATGGATCTCTCAACAAATTGTTCTGGATAATCTTGACCTGGAAAGAATAACGGGCAAATCTGCTACCGAAACTCTTAAAAAAATTACTAAAAAATATTTTGAAAGCTCACTGGATTTAACCGAAATTCAGGAAAAAGTACTAAATGTAATAGCAAAATACAGCGGGAGCAGGAACGAGCTGGTAAAAAAATTAGAAAAAGAGGGGATAAAAAGACAAACAGCATACACCTATATAAATCGATTAAAAGAAAATGGATTAATACTCGAAAGAAACGGAAAATTAAAAGTTTCCGGTAAGATACTTTATATCATATCTAACTAAACAGTCACAACTGTCACACGTTGTAGACAATTGTCACATATGTCACAACCAATCTCTGCCAACTACATTCCCTGTCATCCCGAACGAATGTGATGGGGATATCATCCTGAGGAGTGTGAAGGCGAAGGATCTTTTCCCTATTGTCATTCCGAGCGAAGCGAGGAATCTTATTTTTTTTACTAACCTCGCCAATCTCGCTAACTCTCGCTAACTTTTACCTGGCATGATTCTTCCCAGTGTAGTCTTATCAAAATCAGCATCGTAACTGACAATTTTAAGTTCTAAGCTTTTTGCCAGATAATATTGGTAAGAATCATCGAAATCAAGATTATAATGTTTTGAAATCTCAAAAAGCTTTGGAAGGTCATCCAGGCCAACTTCAACAATATTAAATTCTTTTATAACATCGATAAAAACACGAAATTCCCTTTCAAGATTATAACGACTGAAAATTATTCAAATAGAATAAATCGTGAACAAACTTATAAACAATTTTTCGCAGGGAATCTCTTTTAAAAATTTCTCTATATCTTCAGCATGTGTTCCATTTGTCATATATTCAATTAGAATGTTTGTGTCCAGGAGATATCCTTTCACCACCTGTCCCCCATTCCAGCACTTTATGTTGAAGTTCAACCGCGTTAAAATCACTGATTTTACCTGCGATTATGCCTCTGATTTTTTTAAGTGAATTCTTTCGTTTTCTTTCTTTTGCAAGAAGAAAGTCAACAAAATCTTCTACTTCTTTTCTTTCCATTGTAG
This window encodes:
- a CDS encoding P-loop NTPase fold protein, whose translation is MKKSKIKEILQALFDAPLSSRNLLVDRKEEINFLNTICSFQPLGVYGVCGETGVGKTTLLNFLDPGEGKRIYLKLTEKENKEVIIGDMLYKLAKEVEKYEKPELSKIAKESIEFVIEERNITNSVGAGGGVIVSGNFSKSTTRIKKFNIYQAYDLLDSILNLLLKKYKRIVLIIDELDKEKKEEVLMILDSLKSIFDKNNLVVILSLPFAIYREYTKDRLRWNESGNLENILKDVLFLEPLSDRQIQEMIMKRLEKYPDFFDSDTLYEIAKYSDGNPRDALWISQQIVLDNLDLERITGKSATETLKKITKKYFESSLDLTEIQEKVLNVIAKYSGSRNELVKKLEKEGIKRQTAYTYINRLKENGLILERNGKLKVSGKILYIISN
- a CDS encoding PIN domain-containing protein, which gives rise to MIFSRYNLEREFRVFIDVIKEFNIVEVGLDDLPKLFEISKHYNLDFDDSYQYYLAKSLELKIVSYDADFDKTTLGRIMPGKS
- a CDS encoding DUF2281 domain-containing protein, which codes for MDLIEKINRLSTMERKEVEDFVDFLLAKERKRKNSLKKIRGIIAGKISDFNAVELQHKVLEWGTGGERISPGHKHSN